The genomic interval GATATCCTcgacatgagtatgtgatgatcactgatagtggagagaCAGAGTATTACCAAGAGGCTATTACAAATgatgataaagaaaagtggttgaagaccatgcaagaagagatgaattccttgcatgagaatcacacatttgatttggagaAGTTGTCTAAGGGTATGTTTTAATtagagaaaaggtattgactttgaagaattttttttaccattggTGAAGATGTCCTATATCCGAGTTGTGTTTGAGTTAGCAGCTAGTTCGAACATAGAatttgaacaacttgatgtgaaaattaCATTCCTTCATGGCGTTTTgaaggaagagatctatatggagcaacgaaaatgtttcgaagtcaaaggtaaagagaaacttgtgtgtaaattgaTGAAAAGTTTGTATCGGCTCAAGCACGCACCTCAACAATGAtataagaaatttgattctttcgtGGTGAAACATGGGTAGGTAAAACTACTTCTAACCATTTATGTTTGTCAAAAAATTCTCTGATGGTAATTATACtattctcttgttatatgtgAATGATATGTTGATTGTTATAAATAACACTAAGAAGATTTaatctttaaagaaaaatttgaacaaatctttaaaatgaaatacttgaattttgtaaaacaaattcttaaaatgtaaattatatatatNNNNNNNNNNNNNNNNNNNNNNNNNNNNNNNNNNNNNNNNNNNNNNNNNNNNNNNNNNNNNNNNNNNNNNNNNNNNNNNNNNNNNNNNNNNNNNNNNNNNNNNNNNNNNNNNNNNNNNNNNNNNNNNNNNNNNNNNNNNNNNNNNNNNNNNNNNNNNNNNNNNNNatatatatatataataactctGATGAGAatactttattattataaaaagtgAGAAcaactaattttaactaaaaaataagattaatgacttagatcattttaattaaaaaaagtcatATCACATGGTAAGTTACATAGTATCTTTTTCTACTCTTTCCATCTCCAATCGATGAACCTATTGTAGCCGAGGATCAAGTAAAAGTTCAAatcattttcttcttatttttcacGAATCAAGAAAAAGTTTGTATTCACTGTCGTGATGTTGTCAAGAACTCAATCTCAGttttaattctttattattcattaaacataaaatccttcaaatatatatagattagaGTTTTGTATTGGTTTAGGCAAGTGATGGTTAAATGTGAGAGAGTTGAGACACAATATAATAGAGACAACTGTAAATTTTCACAATCAATTTTAAAGAGTGGAAGTTGGTAATGGTGGAAGACATAATAGTGGATGATCTAGTCTGCAATGGCTCTATAACCTACGAACTCttgtatttagaaaaaaaattaaagaaataatgtCCTCGTgcgtatatatattaaaaacaaatgttaataaGTGCCTTGAAGATATATGTTAaggatttaaataaagaaatttatagaccaaacataaaataatttttttctcttaatagTATGTTTTTAACTccaaaaaaagtttaaaaaattgtatattttttcaacaatttctatttttgaaTTTCTTGAGAATTGCTCCATTATTCACAATTGTGGTTTCTTCATTTGATTGTTTTATAGTTCAATTGGTTAGAGATAGATGGAGGGGAAGGGagataaaatttttaaatttatgtgtttggttcaatttttaaaagaaaagagaaaaacgaAATTTCTCCTTGACCCACTTTTTATTTCCCCTAAATTGAAAAGACTTAGACAAGATGAGAAGGTAATTAAAAacacattaaaattatttagagttctcttttctttttgaaccaaatattcttttaattaaatttttactcCACTCCTCTCCCTTTATTTGAAGCAATCATGTCTACTTTCTTTCTCTCTTCTATATTAAAatctcttataattttttaggattaatatttaataagcaATCAATTCCTCCGACTCAACCccttaattctttttattaaatgagTGGCGAAAATAACTCTATATAATTACATTaagataatatttatatatttttaatataatttattgaataaGGTCCATAAAAAGTGTGAAAAGTGCTTGTAGAACCACTCTctaataactaattttatttatttatccattGATAGAAGTACCTAGTTGGTAGAGCTCCCTACTAGATAAGGCAACCCATTGCACTTCTATTCAATAAAAGTTAACCAGCTTACCTTAAAACAAAGTTAACGACTTTTGAAGTGCTTTTGTTGACAAATTCTACCGTGGACTATCTTAATAGATGGTGTATTGTAGATCAGTGTTTATAAACCAACCACACAAAATTAAACTTAAGGTAATTTGATTGATATTGTTCatcaaattgaattttaaatgatacatctattttctttttattaaattaacattgaATGAATTATTGTTCCAACCATCAAGATCACATAACACAATTAACTTACAATTTCAAAGAATAATTTCAAATCATTATTATAgtttaagtaatttttaatcACTAATCTATAGTAGTCTATGTACAaaggtatttattattataatttaaataacttttaaccACTAATCTATAATAGTCCATCTATGAAGGTAGTTTAGCATAGCATTAACCTTTGAAATAAGTAAAACATTTATGGGCTTGTAGGATCTCATTTCCTTAAAATCTTTGTACTCAACCTTCAGCATAGGTGGGTGCTAGTTAGTTGTTGGTTGGTTACCGATTAACCATGTGCCCCATATacaatcatatatatttttaacaatgtaataataataataataataataataataataataataataataataataataatatttttaatactttattttctttctacACGTTTTTCTATTTGATTATGAATATATCACATCtattaatattacattaattatgtATTTCTTTGTTTGTTAAGATGTTGAAAGTATATACAAGTACCCaacaataattttgtttttatgtaaaaatgatTCATGTCTATCAAATCCCACCGTCTTTTCCCATCCtttattctaattattttatcaatttttactATTCACGCTCTCATTTTTATTATCCACACCCTtcaattcttttataaaaatgaaatatctaaaatgtatttttaactctTATGTGAGTCTAATTATGTAAATAATATGTAAATTGAATTTTAGAtacacaattttaatttaatgttataaataagtaagaatattttaattattttatttttacacaaAAATTAAGAGGTTTGTTTGAGTAGTAAAAAGAGAAGGTGTAGATAacaatattgttattttattttctctaccTTAATTTGCTTTGTACAATAAAGTGGAAAccaattctaatttaatttcccTTTatcttaaaacaaattttaatatcttataaaataattcgCATTAAAAACAAAACGTTCGAAATCTGAATACTCCTTCTTTCATTTACCCGCCGCACATTTCTCCAAATTTGTCTCTGAAAATGGTCTTCATGACCTCGCAATTCCCTCTCATTCCGACACCTCAGTCTTCATCATTCCTCTCACTCCAATCTTTCTGTTCACCACAATCACTCTTCACAATCTTCCATCAACGATCCAAATTTCTTCAACGCCATTTTCCATTTCCAAATATTCTCACAACGATGTCGGAGTCCACCGGAAAAGGATCATCGAAGAAGATCGTGGCGGCTCTAGAACGTGAGCGAGACGAACTAGCAACAGAGAATACGAAAAATAACGAGGAGATCAAGAAGATGAAGACGGAGATCGAGAAGTTGCGAACCGAATTGGATTCAGCGGTGGAGCTGAAGACGGAGACGGAAAGACTTGAGAAAGAAGTGGAGGAAGCGAAAGCGGAAGTAGAGAAACTGAAGAAGATtctagaagaaaaagaaagtaaaatcGAGGTGATAGAAAAGGAAGAGAATGAATTGAAACAAGGGAATGTGGAGATGGAAATGAAAGTTAGGGATTTGGAGAGGAAAATTGGAGTAATTGAAATGAGAGAAGTTGAGGAGAATAGTAAGAGAGTTAGGGTTGAGGAAGAGATGAAGGAAAAAGTTAATGAGAAAAGGAGGGAGATTGAGGAATTAGGAAATGTGTTGTTGGAGAAAAGAATTGAGTTGGAGAAATGGTTGAAAGAGAATAAGGATTTGGAAGAGAAAATTAGGGTTTTGGAATTGAGTTTAATGAGTATGAAGGAGAAAGGGTTGGAGTTGAACTGGCCAGTTGTTGCAGCTGGTTCTGCTGGGGGTATTGCTTTGGTAACTGTTATTATGCGTTTCCTTTTTGGGAAAAGAAGGTGAGAGAgtaagagagagagaaaatgatTCAATTTTAATGGAAGAACTAAGTGTATGTTTTGATCGATTTTTAGTTTTGTATTCCGGTGAATTTATTAgaatcactataaacaaaattgattttgcaaGACCCAATGTGATACAAACATGTACTTTATAGTTTAACAAAACCATAATATGTGACTGAAATTGTCAAATTTATATGGTTTTAATCATGCATCAAGAGGTAAgatttttgaattgaaattttgttAGTCATTAGATTTAGAATGATATTAGTTGAATTGGAGTAATTCAAAttagtttaaagtgaatgaaagtgaatGAGTTTAACTGTCATATTAAGAGTGTAATTATAGAACGGTTTTCTAGAATGTTTGGACTGTTTGTTTggagtgaaaatataaaattaatgtaaaaCATACTACTTTAAAATTCATGATgcattaatttagaaaattctttgcaaagagtgccattagtagatccaaaaataatttcatcaacataaatttgaataataagaatgtcatcttctattgattttctaaaaagtgtattatctacttgtcctctttcaaaattatttttaagcaaaaagttactaagtctatcataccacGCCCTAGGTGattgttttagaccatataaagattttctaagtttaaaaacatgatttggaaattcagaactttcaaaacctaGAGGTTATTtaatatagacttcttcacttatataaccatttagaaaagtacttttaacatccatttttaataatgtaatgttattatttgcagtaaaagaaagtaggatacaAAAAGCTTCTAACCTGGCCACTAGATAAAATGTCTTAGTGTAATCAATCCCCACTTGTTGACTGTAAACTTGTGCGACGAGTCTTGCTTTGTTTCTGACCACTTCatctttttcatttagcttgtttatGAAAACCCATTTGGTTCTAATAATGTTCTTATCTGGTCTAgatactagatcccaaacatcattcctctcaaattcatttaactcttcttgcattgcaagaatccatccatcaATAGAGGTAGGCTCAATTGATGGGAATAAGCCAAACAAACTGATATCTTTAAGTGATGATTTAGTTCTCAAAGGATTACTTGCACTTCCAATTATTTGAGTTTCAGGTTGAGATGATTGATACTTCCATCAAGATATTTCTTCTGACTTATCTAGAATATTTATGACTTGATCAGATTCATCCTTTGAAGATTTGTCATATTCTTTTGATTTGCTTGTATCCTCTGTTTTTGCAAGTTCTTTTGGTTTATCTGCATCTACTTCCTTTGGTTTCGGTAAACTTGCACTATCAtcatcttgctttgacttttcaaggtcaaGCTGTTTGTCATGAAAACATGTATGGATTCTTCCACAATAAGAGTTTCCCTATTAAACACTGTATAAGCCTTGGATCTTTCAAAGTATCCAATGTAGGTACACTTTTGAGATCTAGAATCAAATTTACCAAGGTTACCTTTAGTgttcaacatataacaagtacaaccaaattgtttaaaaaaagagATGTTAAGCTTTATACCTTTCCACAATTCATATgatgttttattcaatataaatataatataaattgtattttgaatataacatgcacTATTAATTGATTCAACCCAAAAGTGTTTTATAACATTCATATCATATAACATGGTTCTGGTCATTTCTTGGAGTGatatattctttctttctacaactccattttgttggggtgttctaggagaggaaaagttgtgagagattccattcacatcacaaaaactttcaaagaacctgttttcaaattctcctccatgattaCTTCTAGttgttacaatcttaagacctttttaattcattatttgtttgcaaaataTGGTAAACACTTTGCGAGATTCATCCTtacttcttaaattttttaccCATGTCCAtctagtgtaatcatctactataacAAAGCAATATTTTTTTCCACTTAGAGAGAATGTTTTCACTGAcccaaagagatctatatgtaagagcTCAAGAGGCTTTGAGGTAGAGACTGAGTTCTTAGGGGTAAcagatttttttgtttgttttccctttAGACAAGCTTTacacataatttcaattttgtaactaagcttaagtagacctctaactagttgaagtttatCAGTTAtgaaattaatctaaggtttgcatgacctaatcttttgtgccaaattagtTTCTCTTCATTTACTGACATTAGACACTTAACCTTTTGTTTCTCTAGACTAAAcagatttatcttataaatgttgttttgcaTTTGTCTTTTAAAAAGTACAGATCCATCATTCTGACTAATTGTCTTGCATgttttttgattgaatataatatcataattattatcacttaactgattaatacttaataaattatgcttAAGATCTTTAACAAACTAGACATATTTAATATAAGGGAATGTACCATTACAAATTGTACATTGACTAATGATCTGACCTTTTTGCTTTCCTCCAAAAGTATTGTGCCTCATTTGCTTAAATTTAGTTCTTGGAACACATACTTTTCTCCCGTCATATGTCGCGAGCATCCACTGTCTAGGTACGTTGATTGGTGTTTTTACTTGATTGCTGAGGACATCATCAACaaagataattttgtttttaggtACCCTAATTTGGTTGGgtctgttgagacaaactctatatttaaagttttgatgaaaataaacaaaggttaattaagatagttaattatga from Cicer arietinum cultivar CDC Frontier isolate Library 1 chromosome 5, Cicar.CDCFrontier_v2.0, whole genome shotgun sequence carries:
- the LOC101498394 gene encoding uncharacterized protein, which encodes MVFMTSQFPLIPTPQSSSFLSLQSFCSPQSLFTIFHQRSKFLQRHFPFPNILTTMSESTGKGSSKKIVAALERERDELATENTKNNEEIKKMKTEIEKLRTELDSAVELKTETERLEKEVEEAKAEVEKLKKILEEKESKIEVIEKEENELKQGNVEMEMKVRDLERKIGVIEMREVEENSKRVRVEEEMKEKVNEKRREIEELGNVLLEKRIELEKWLKENKDLEEKIRVLELSLMSMKEKGLELNWPVVAAGSAGGIALVTVIMRFLFGKRR